Part of the Xiphophorus maculatus strain JP 163 A chromosome 3, X_maculatus-5.0-male, whole genome shotgun sequence genome, tccatCTATGGAAAAGTAAACATGATGAGTCGAGTTTTACTATTTCAGTTCACAGTTCATGAAGTGGGCCTGTCATAGTTTCAGTACCAAACACCTTTctgttcacacagaaacatccTAACATTCTGTTCTGTTATTTAGTTGGACATTATTTAAGTGACTCCAGTGAGATTTGggaaattaatatatataaggtgtgaggccttttaattgtcataattaaaGGCCTCACACTTTTaattatgacattaaaagtgtcataataatgacaattttaatgtcattatatacagtatatatatatattattatataataatataatatacaataatatattataattaatatattattatatattaatatatatatacgtatatatataatattaatatataactTAATATATATAAGGTGTGAGGCCTTTTAATTGtgacattaaaatgtcattatatatacgtgtatatatatatacatactgtatataatgacattatatatatataatgacattataatgacattatatatatatatatataacttaatATATATAAGGTGTGAGgccttttcattttaattgtcataattaaaGGCCTCAAACTTTTAATTATGACATTAAAGTGTCGaaataatgatatttttaatgtcatcattatatatatatatatattcaattcAATACAGTTCTGTCCTTGTcttttaatgttattattatgacacttttaatgcaaagttgctccaGAAGTTGCAGTGAAAGTCCATTAAAGGTGCCAACCTTGCATTAAagtgactttattttcaaaataatgcaaagttggcacttttaatgcagctttgcattaaaagtgtcattattgaccgaatgacacttcatgacaacagtcatgaacattcataaagactccttcatgttcatgacagatgttatgtcatgtttatgatgtcatgtcagtcttatgtaCTGACAGGTATACCTACCTAATAGACAGGTAGGTACACCTGTCTGTCTATCAATAGGTAGGCAGGTATCTTTCTACCTGCCTACCTATTGATAGACCTATCTATTTTAGCTAGCTAACCTATGTAGCATCATGTTTGTAGAGACCCGGAGAGAATTTATGTTTAAAGTAGAATAATTTAACTAATAGACAAAATTACAGACaatatctatctgtctgtctgcatgTCTGTCATTTGTGTCTGTAGAGAAACCGGAGCTCCCGGAGAAAACGTTAGTTTAAAGCAAAATTAGTTGATTTTACTAAGAGAGCAAATTacaatgtctgtctgtctgtctgtctgtgtctgtctgtctgtctgtctgtctgtctgtctgtctgtctgtctgtctgtctgtctgtctgtctgtctgtctgtctgtctgtctgtctgtctgtctgtctgtctctgtctgtctgtctgtcacttgtgtttttagagaaactggagcacccagagaaaacTTATATTTGAAGAAGGATTACttaattttactaataaataaaattacagacaatatctgtctgtctgtctgtctgtctgtctgtctgtctgtctgtctgtctgtctgtctattgTTTTTGTAGAGAAACCGGAGCTCCCGGAGAAAACGTTAGTTTAAAGCAAAATTAGTTGATTTTACTAAGAGAGCAAATTacaatgtctgtctgtctgtctgtctgtctgtctgtctgtctgtctgtctgtctattgTTTTTGTAGGGAAACtggagcacccagagaaaaccttttgttaAAATGACTTATGTTACCTTCAAAGCTAAGGCCTCATATGTCTGACGTTGCtaaaggaaaatattacaaagaTGTTTTGTAAATGATAAGTGAAAGCCGCTGTTTTCACAGACAGGctgaagagaaaaggaaagactGGTTTGAagagccatccatccatccgtcctccatccatctatccgtccatccgtccatctatccgtccatccgtccatccgtctgtacatccatccgtccgtccgtccatccatccatcttcttctgcttgtTGGTTCATGTGGCCGGCAGCCTAAGAGCAGCTTCCCAAACTTCGTTGGATGggaattttccatttttagaacTCTGTTGGCAATTCTCAGAGAAGTGCACAGGTTTGGAGTTCAGTGAGGGAAGTTTGACAGTATTGGTATTGGTAACTTTCTGACTGCTCAGTGAAGGTCTGCAAACCTTGCTGATTTTTCCTTCATCATGCTTGTCAGAATACGTCGTTCTTCCCTCACAGGACTTGGAGCAACTTCTCCCTGGTCTTGCTGCTGGCAGAGTCTCCTTAACGTTGTCATAAACAGGCTGTTTGCATTTGTCAAGATGGATACTTTTAATACTTTCACCTCCACACACTCTCTCTAACTCAATTAAGGATAACATGTCTTTCCTCTCAGCCTCACGAAGTTCcttcttctcctgctgtttACGCCGTATCTGATAATCCCACGAGTCGGTCAGAGACTTGgtagctgcagcttttttctctttcgcCAGTTTTTCAagcttctgctctgcagcttcccgatgtttcatttctttcaatgACCTGTCCTCCATAATTGTCCTTTTCGcgtcttctttcttctttattagGGACAGTTGGTTGTACACTATTTGTTGACGTATTTCACGACTCCTGTCCTTGTCATCAATGTCACTGTCATTATCTGGAACAACCGATTGATAAAGAACAGTTCTTCCTTGCTCACTAACGTtgtcctgcagctcctgctgaACCTCCTTCTTCTGTCTCCTGGCTCCAATTTCCTCACCTCGATATCCAGGAAGAACCCCTTTCCTTTCATTCCTGTCCATTTCAGCCTTCTTTGTCTGTTTGTACTGATGTCTAGCAGCCAATTCATCAGCCAGAGGTTTTTGCTTCGGagttttctcctgctgctgtaTTTGATGTGATAATTTGGCAACTTCATCCTTGGCCATCTTGTTGCATtgcttattttgtaaaataacatcataatctgtttctgtctttaataTATCATTTAAACTGTCATCAATagatttcttttgctcttttttgttaAGTTGAGTCTCATTATGTCTCAAAAAATTCCggcttttctctttcttctgtctcttcatttccatttcttcattttgatcCAGTCTATCTGACTGCATTATGGCAGCCATTTGTTGCCTTTCAATTTCAACTCTgtcctttttcttctgttctttacTTTCAATTTGAGAATCCAATGTTTCGGCCAGagacttttttaaattgactttcttctccctctcttgTTGCTCTTCAAACTTCTGCCGTAGCTGCTGCTTGGCCCTCTCTTTGCAACGCTTTTCATCCAAAATAACAAAGTTGGCAGCTTCCTTCCTTTTTATACAATCCAGATTTTCAAACACAACCTTCTTACAATCCTCTAGAGAATTATACTTTTCACGAAGCCTTTTCTCGCTCAAATGTTTTGGACAGGTTGATTCAGACTGaacatctttctttttatcaCTAAATTTCTCATGTATCTGCATTGTGACTTTGGCTTCAGAGTTTTGTTCAGTCTCGTCCTGTTTGAagaattttctgtctttctccttCTTGTGTCTCCTCGTCTCAATGTCCTCGATTTGACACAACCTGTCCGCTTCCATTATGGCAGCCATTTGGTGCCTTTCAATTTCAGccttttccatctttttctgctttttatatttaacctGGGTGTCCCATGTATCAGTcaaaatctgtttcatttcatctttcttctccctctcttgTTCCTCTTGTAACTTTTGCTGTAACTGCTGCTTGGCCCTCTCTGCATGACGCTTTTCCTCCAAAAGGATGTAACtagcagtttcttttttctttatttcctccaGTTTGTCATAAACAATTTTCTTGCAATCCTGTTGAGATGGAACCTTTTCAGGACGCGTGTTTTGAAATATAGGCGGAAAGCCTTCATTTGACTCCCGCTTAGccatttcttttacttttaaaggctttttaaaCCGTTTGTCTTTTCCAGAAACCTCGTTGTAATCAGCTGTGGACGCGTAGGGAGCTCTTTGGCTCAGCAGTTTTTCCGTATCGTTAGTATATATAGACCAGTAAGAAACATAGGTGTTTAATGATTCTTCCTGTTCTCGAAGTCGGTTCGGTTCTTCATTTGGTTCAGTCCTCTGTCTTGTCCGTAGCAAAGGATTAATAATCTTAGGTAATCGACGGGAATCCATCTTCCGTTTCTGTCTAACAATGATGAGAGAACAATTAACTATAAATCCGCTGGGTTCTGCAAGTCTGGCTCTAGAACACAAGTGACAAACTATTTAAGAGGTTTCAGAGCTGATGTCATAGATCTATGACACAAAGCATCTGATCCTAGTGACATCATCAGCCAGGTAGAAGTGTAGCATTAGTTGCCATTGCTATGGTAACCAGGAAAAGCTCTGAAGTGATTCCCACCTTCTAGTAAAGGAGATGTTTcaaaccattaaaacatttccaaataaattcgTTCATATTAAGACAAATGAAACTTTTCCCAACCATTTAGACTAGTTTCTGCCAATGTGGCTGTAATTGATATGGGCTTAACAATGTGCAAAACACAATCACCTGGTTTCCCATTGAATCTGCTCAACAGTGTTTTCCTCATCAAAAGAGGTTTTTGTGAGGAAAAGTGTTTGATGAACTCAGGTTAAACTGTGGCCGTTTCTCATTTAGACATCTTAAGGCCTTTTTTCCTTTATCtcgttttattttgtataacaTATGACTTCcagtttttgatttgatgttattttatttttatttttgctctataTATGTTGTAAAATGGCAGCTTAACGACAGAAAGGAGCAGAAGACAAGTTACAACAACGTGTTAAAATGTGTCAAGTTATTAGCGAACACCTTGATAGAGGCacaaggtttgtttgttttgtaaataaggACGGTTCTAATTTTGTAATCGATtgaaattgtgaatttgttgTATATAAACACTAGGGCATAGTTTTGAATtagagttgatatttttagaggtgaatattatttttagttgaaatgttctggttgtgtttttgtagcttacactgtcctttgtgtgtgtgtgtgtgtgggtgtgtgtgtgtgtgtgtgtgtgtttgtgcatacaGCTTTTACAATGAAACTCAGGGTTTACTTTCCAATAAACCTCACTGTTCATCAGTAAAGCCACAATCCTTCATTTGGGGCTGGGGGTGTTACAcacttttttatctttaatcctATTAGGCGTGTGCTGCTGTTCATGCTAGTATATATGTGTGGCCCAGTGTAGACAAATGAGCCAAAcacattcaactgaaaaacgGAAGTGGGTTTTATTGCCGACTGTCCTCAGATGGAACAGTAttaattttggtttgatttgtatGGAAGCGCATTGCTatcacacaggaaaaaaaatatttagagtgCCATCACGTTATAGCGCGATACTTATCTTAGACGTGATACGTATCTTGTTTAAACGTGATAATTGTATGTCCAGGAAGTGGCGGTTTTATGCTAGGCTAGCACAGTGGCTAACTGTACTAGCTTCCCTTGGTCAAGTTTCCCTTCATGTTTGGTCTAAAACATGGAGAGATACGGATGCTGCTTTGCACTGTGGTTAAAACCATTAATAGCATGATGAGCAGGATCCTAAACAGAACCGGACTGCACAGAAGGAAACGTCAGTCCAGTCCTCTAACTGTGGCGGCGATCCTAACTGACCGTCTGGAtcaaagctgaagttggtttccgattgTAGCTTCTGATTTTGGGGCTTTTGGAAACCAAGCCccaaaagctatttttttccaGCCGACTATGTGATCTTAACAAGCTCAATTTTTTGTAGGGGTCTGGGACTgtttaataaagatttattaGGCCACAAAAATGCTACCAGAGCTAATTTGACCGacggaaaaaaaaattcaaaaattgtcaaaactGAGTATTTTTTTGACCGCTTCTCAAATTTGTATCTttcatacaaataaataaaacttctctACTAAAGATAAATTAGGCTGCTGAATAATATAAAGTCATCCGTTTTGGCCATCTTTAATAGTTTCATAGATATTGGTGGTAGAAAATagggattttttgtttgtttttttaaaatatctaattttaGGGAATTTTTGATTTGCaccaaaatgttcattttttttatgcatttcattGAAACTTCCCTCTTAGATGTTAATTAGGCTGCTTCAtcagataaaaacattcatttatggCAATCTTTagtagttttgtttcattttgcagACTGAAAATACAGATcgttttttagatttctttttttatggaaaattcCCTACTACCCACCATCTGAAAAAGTGCCAAAGAAagtacagtttttttgttttttattataaaaggTGTCCAGAATATATTATTTCAGTATAGATACAGTCACTTCATCATGATGCCGCCCACATGATGATGCCCTGGGCGGTTGTCCACGCCGCCCAGTCTGAACATTTAATGATTCAATTACATTGAATCACCTGTTCGAACAGCATGTGATGACCGCGGCGtctgttggttttctattaCTCTTCTATCAATTATTTGCCATGTGAAATATTACGCCTTATATAGCGAAGTTAGActgctttatcttttaacaCAGCTTCAacggtaaataaataaataaataaataaataaataaataaataaataaataaataaataaataaataaataaacggaTCTGGGTAAAAAATTGACCCATAATTTCCACATTTGTGTTCTGAGTTTAATCCGCTCAGTAACTTTCTCGAAATCACGCATTACATAATCGGATTTGAGTCCAACTCTTTTCGGGTGTTTATCGTCACCATGACCGAGGTTGTTCAATCAAGGTAGCACAGATTAGCCGGTGATTCACCGGAAGTACTCCTCAAAATAACTTTAGCTGAAGTAATTAGACCAAAACTTGAATGGGGTCTACAAACTAGATTAATTTCTGTTGTAGCTGTGGTCTCCAAAAAATAGATCCttcccctaaaaaaaaaaaaaaataaataaataaataaataaataaataaaaatgttggccTGTGTTGCTGTGCTTGTTCACCCCAAAGAAGTCAATTGACCCCAGGGCCAGTTAATAACCAaccaatgcaaaaaaaaaaaaaaaaaaattcatatggGGCCCATTTACACATGTCTGCTACAATGTACAATTAAAGTGTTATCACTAAATTATATTGATGTCACTCATGTTGGATTTTGAACTTGGAAAGAAACTTCATATTTCCTCATGTGGACGTTTGACCTCGGGGACCCTGCCTGTTAATTTTCCTTTCCTTAAGAAGTTTCAGCTTCTGAGTAAAGTTCACAATTCGACTGATACCAGCTAAATATTTCTTTCCTtcacctgaagaagaaaaagtacaCTGAAACTGTGTTGGTTATACAATTTCAAAGATTCCCTGTTGGAgaaatttcttaaaacatttttgcgtCAATGTGAAATTCAGCTTTTAATTTGGAATCAGATTTCCGCTTTCCGCCTCAGATGGCGTCGAACTTGACGCGGCGGCGCGTCTACAATCCGCTCGAGCGACGAGTAAACAACCGAAAGACCAACAGCGGATGATTCTCGTCATTTCTCGGCGAGACTCGGCGCTCGGCGGACGTGGCGACTGCTTTCCTTCCCAACCCGACCCGTCACCGACCCTGCGTGTAAATGTTCACAGACAAGATGATGATGTCCCCGTGGGACCGCTGGTACTCCACAAGCTGCTGCCTGTGTTGCCATGTCCGCACAGGAACCATCATCCTGGGGGTCTGGTATATGGTGAGCATCCGTCTGCGTCCCACTGCATCCCTGTAGACATTCGGCAGCAAGCGGGGAAGCGTGGCCTCGTTGGAGGGATTCAGGTTGGATTCTGCACTCCAACAAAAGGATACAATATTATTTCAGGGTATTCTGGTCATTTTTATGGGTTTGTAAGCCTGtggcaataagcaattaatcaattaatcgcgtGGTAAGTTAAAAGCCTCCCCAATAATGTCTATTCTGACGATTCATATGTTTTGAAGGGCTATTTTGTTTAAAGAGACTTtgtaatctaatttatttacgGTTTCGGTTGCGTTGGGTTTAATtatcaatttattgttttttggtctttttttattgttattttttatataacaatatatatacatttaaaatatcttccttGTCGAGGGtaaagtgttctttacaaaattgaAACTTATTGATCTTGTAGAGGGCTGAATTTGAATTATTATGCCGTTATCTACACATGACTTAAAAACGGTCTCAAAATAACgtaataataatgttttcttttatcgcaataatttctgtgataatttatcgtccagtaaaatgttatcgtgacaggcctatgttTGTTATTGTTTACCTCTAAGATCGTTAGGCTATAACTAGCGCAGCAGATGACGTGTGCAGCTAAATGTAGGCAACTATCACAGTTTATTCCGGGTTATTGTCTCCTAATTGAAAAGGAGGGGAAAACTCAGCAGCATTTTGAAGTCAATTTAAAGGGCCTGTGGAAAAATCCTTTTTCTGCCTGCTATTAATAAATCAGCAGCAGGTCTCTTCAGGTAGCAGGTTTGGTGTCAGGTTGCCTATTGAATGCGAAGAATGCTCCGTTGCTTCACCCCATCAATAGGGATGAATCAGTCATCAGCATAATGAACTGCACAAGCCAGAGATTGTGTTgcaccaaaaacacaaatttccaAGCAGACCTTTAACGTTCCTGTGTTTATAATATCCACTTTACGTCCTGCACAACACCTAGAGTTCATGTGTGCATTTTAAGTTCTACAGCTCCACTGTAATTTGCCCGTTTCTTACCCGTATGTCCTCTGTCCCTAAAGCTCATCAATGCCGTGGTGTTGCTCATCCTGCTCACGGCCCTCAGTGATCCAGAAAAGTATCATCTGACCAGTGCCGAGTTGGCCAATGACCTGGATGTCATGGATGATGCCAGTAAGTATCctaaaaacaaagttataaGTAGATCTTCACAGTTTGTTTTCCACCCAACACGCTACTATGCACTACCTGGTCTATCATACAAAACCCTGctgaaatacattgaagtttggtactgtgacataaaaaatatgGGAAAATTTAAGGGGTATTAATATTGCTGCAAGGCACTATATCTAGTACACCTTTGGTACTTTTGCTGTAAGATGAATCAATCGACAAGtgttattaatataatataaaggTAAGGGTTGTTCCTGCTCCGTTTGAAGCTAGATATTCTGATTACTTTATGGTTTTCTCTGTGAAACTAAGGCGACATTTGACTGTTTTGCTAGACGACCTCTCTAACTAGTGGACAGTAAACACCTTTGTGTGACTTTAACACCCAAAATCACAGTCATGCAAACCTACTTTCCATCTGTCCAAAGAATTAGATAAATCCGTCTTAGTCCAGGAGTGCTCTGGTCTCGTTTGGCCGGAGTTTACCGGCACCACATGGCATTCATTCAGATTCCCTGATTCAGAATGACTGTAAAGTCCCCGATTAGAGTCACCCTGTAAGGCCGGCTGCGTTCCAGCTGGTGCAGTGTCACCTCTTCTTTTGAAACACACACGAAAACTAGAACActtttaatgtgatttatttatctgaGGGGTTTTCAGTGCCAAGGCTGGACAAACACTAAAAGTCAGAGAGAACGTCAATGCAGTGTCGGACTGTTATTGTCTACTGATTTGAGatcatcttttaattttactcaatAAGAAAACTAATACAGTCAACGAAGACCACGCTAcacaatcaataaaaatattattttcattagGACTTATGATTATCTACTCTATATAATTAATggcaactacatatttttgtagAGACTAAGGAAACTGGAAACGGCTTTTTTAACACCCTGATGTTTGCTCTGCACTTGTTTGAAAGTAAAGCACTGCTAAACGAATGTTAAGGTGACTAATGGATTTAAAATCACCAGGAGCCAAAGACTAGAAGTTAAAAGTAACTTGTTGCTGTATGTTAGCTAAATTTGTTGTCCGCTAGTAGCAAACATAGCTAATAGCCACCAACAATCCAGCGCAACATGTCCAGATTAGCTGGAACACAAAATAGAGTATTATTGTACAGTTGCTctattatggaaaaaaaatgtaatcacacttatttctttaaatttatggCACTTAAAGAACAATATAGGAATATAATATACTTTCAAATcagattgaaacatttttttgctaagaatacttttttttaatcaattgatttttttttcttgtaattgtCTAAATACAAATGAGATTAATTGTAAATCAGGTCTGCAGTCACACTTTCATTTTTGGTGTTCAACATTCTCAGGTACTGATTCTGTCAGCTCTCTTGACATTCAGGTAAATTAGCCGCTGCAAACAAAGGGACGTATTTTCTGGACCAGATGTGATTCACTGGATGACTCATAGCTGCAGTTTATTAAAGAAATGCTGGATAATAAGTTATTGATTCACACGACGAGCAAGATGTCGTCTCGGTGAACTGTTCCAGTACCGCCGGTGCTTTATCTGATTGTACCAAGCTCTTATTTTACGTAACACAGTTATTGGTTTTCCTCTGTTACGCTGAGGGTGATGTGAGGTAAAAGGAACAGTGAGTGACCCAAAAACTGAGGTTCATCCCTTTTCTGCTTGACAGATGCGGCGCACCTTTATTGTTTCTATTTCTAGTCTGaatttctaatatatatatatatatttataaattttttttgctattgCAGACATGTGTATTGCCTCAGCAATCTCCCTGCTGATGATCCTTATATGTGGAATGGCAGCATATGGTGCATATAAGGTAAACTTagttgttattttgtaatatctctttctctttttttgtctgtggaAGAATTCTACCTTTCTGTCTCACAAACGTCTCTGTCGCAGCTGCGTGCCGCATGGATCATCCCCTTTTTCTGCTATCAAATATTTGACTTTGCTCTCAACGCCCTGGTGGCTGTCAGCATTGTGGTGTATCCAAACACAATACAGGATTACCTACAGCAGCTGGTAGGAGTCATGTCATATAAGGAAAAATGAGGAGACGCTCCTTTACGTTGACCTCTCGGCTGTTTAATGacgggatttttattttgactcgTTTGCAGCCAGATAATTTCCCTTACAAAGAGGAAGTCGCTGCGCTCAGTAACATCTGCCTGGTCCTCGTTGTGCTGCTCTTCATTGGCTGCATCATCGGCTTCAAGGTAAAACCTTCTTTGACTTCATAGTGAGAACCCGGGCATAcattcaaaagtgttttttttttatcagtattaaTAACTTTTTATAATCTTTCTTTCACATATTCTCAGCTGGAAGTCTATTTGAACACCGTTTAGgtgttttttaagttttcagagGCAGTTTTGAGATTACAGCATGATACTAAGACACccgtttaataataaatatgtgaCAATTAAAACATAGAGACatgtaattttataatatttttgtttctgttttataaaaagaagttaaaaccaaaataaaaattatacataATTATCATTATgtgaaaattataaaatgattGCGTATTAAATAGTCTCTGTGGAATTTTCCCCACTTCTCAGTTACTGTGTGTTGCTAAAATAGTTAATTATATTGATTATTAATGATACAAAATATGCTAAATTTAGTAGTTTTCAAATGCTTAGTgagtaaaatatacatttttctatGACAATCTTTATAGAGTAATAAATGCTAGTATTAGTCAGGATTTCTGTTGCGTTTTCTGCAGTCTGCTTCTTGTCAGATGTAACAAGGTCACTATGTGTTTTTCAACCcatatattttccaaaaaggGAAACTCATGTTGAAAACAAGCAACAAGTACAGACCCATTGAATAAATAAGAATATCACTGAAAAGCTCCACATATTGCAGGAACTTtatcacaaagtgaaacatattaTCTCGATTAATTCCACCCAGATGGACGTTTGGAAGCCTTTGTTTCTGTTACTCGTGACGATTTTCCACTTATGGTTAATGAAAACGTGACATTTAAGATTTGAACATTACGTCAAACcaattaaaaaactatttttcaaaacagaaatgtgggcttattTAAAAGAGTGTTTAATACCTGATTAaaagttgttattttcaaaagttccTACAGTCTGACAGACAAGTCTCATCTGGACATATTTTCTGATTCACTGAATATGACTGTAGTGTGGCAGCAACAGGCAGGGGAGGGGCAGCGCTGCATTATTGAGCTCCACCCAGCtgaagaaaactttttcttgGTTTGTGTAGTCTGCAAACCATCATCCTGATCACACTCTGATCCTCCTCTGCAGAGACCTGGGAGGTTAAATAACCCCGCCCCGCCCCGCCCCACTCCAAGCCTTCCTGCGGAGGCCTCTTTAAATCACACCGGCTCGTCTAATTGGGCTGTGACAGTAAGAAAGTAAAGTGCACTCAGAGCGGCTTTGGGCCGTGGAGCAGATGGACGGGTGGATGGACGCGGCAGATGGTGCTGTGTTTAACAGAGGGGCTCCAGCGGCGATCTGCCTGCCGAGAGCAGAAAGGATTCTGTGGATAAAGAACACAACAGGAGCTTGTTTCTCCTTCTCCTGCTAAATGATGGATGGGCCTCAGGCAGACCTAGTAAGCTGAGACCGAACTCCAGCCTTTCACGCGCTGCTCATGTAGTGCGGCACGCGTCTCTGCATGCAGGAAGTAAATCATTTAACACGGCTTCTCTGGGGACGAGGCGACCCGACTGCAAATTAACAGGAACTCTTAGAGAAATGCTAAACAAACTGCGGCTCGGTTTCTGTCTTGTGAAGACAAACACGTCTGCCTAGAATCACTTACTGTCGTCGATTATTTTTGTAAACTCTTCAACGTTTTTCCCAGTTGGTAGAGTTGGTATGAGGTCATCTGAGGTTCTCCTTTGCTTTTCTCCCGTCCCGTCCCAGGCCTACCTGATCGCCTGCGTGTGGAACTGCTACAGATACGTGAGCGGCAGGGGCGGTTCTGAAATCCTGCTCTACGTCACCACCAACGACACCACGGCGAGTCACTGTCTACCGTCTACACACACGTTCAATAAATccaattaaattacaaaaaaaaaaagtctatttatttcaggaacCTTGTCACTCAGTCTGCAACTTGTGACTCTGAAgctccactgcaaaaacacaaaatctcaccaagtttCCTtactattgatgaaaaagttttagtttcatcGGCAGACTGACATGGGAAAAtattacaagtaaaataatctacCAGAGGAACCAGAACTTCTTCATTAATATAAAGGAactattgacttaaacaagctcctatatcatcccttaaaactgaattatgagttagttttgtcttattttaagtgtattgagatatttgcactagaaactcgACTAAAATACtcgataagattttgtgtttttgctctgtTCCACAGAATTTTGCTAAACTAATTCATCtaactaatgtttttaaatatagatatatttacaaaggtttttatgttttattagtttttcccAGTTTTTTCATTGACTAATCTTCTACGACAGAATGACGCTAAA contains:
- the laptm4b gene encoding lysosomal-associated transmembrane protein 4B produces the protein MFTDKMMMSPWDRWYSTSCCLCCHVRTGTIILGVWYMLINAVVLLILLTALSDPEKYHLTSAELANDLDVMDDANMCIASAISLLMILICGMAAYGAYKLRAAWIIPFFCYQIFDFALNALVAVSIVVYPNTIQDYLQQLPDNFPYKEEVAALSNICLVLVVLLFIGCIIGFKAYLIACVWNCYRYVSGRGGSEILLYVTTNDTTVLLPPYDDNISVPCKQAPPSYISAEATA